In Lysinibacillus sp. FSL M8-0337, the following proteins share a genomic window:
- a CDS encoding DUF2269 family protein produces the protein MLSIYTLLLYIHILSAVLSIGPLFVVLVIVKKMRTAAHVEMPPYIQVFQGAITIVKHAGHVLVASGILLMWRGGYPWTTSWVILTFLVMGGSIVFLARAFKPTIRTFDTPAYHQQKFASLLQRKAWMYIVLLLIMLWLMVAKPVLW, from the coding sequence ATGCTATCGATTTATACACTTCTTCTATATATACATATTTTAAGTGCAGTCCTTTCGATTGGGCCATTATTTGTTGTTTTAGTAATTGTTAAGAAAATGCGTACAGCTGCGCATGTTGAAATGCCACCATATATCCAAGTATTTCAAGGTGCAATTACGATCGTTAAACACGCGGGGCATGTGCTAGTTGCCTCGGGTATTTTATTAATGTGGCGTGGAGGATATCCATGGACAACCTCGTGGGTAATCCTAACATTTCTTGTGATGGGTGGTTCGATTGTCTTTTTAGCTAGAGCCTTTAAGCCAACTATTCGCACGTTTGATACGCCCGCCTATCATCAGCAAAAATTTGCTTCATTGTTACAGCGTAAAGCATGGATGTATATTGTATTATTGCTGATTATGCTATGGCTGATGGTAGCAAAACCTGTGCTTTGGTAA
- a CDS encoding GGDEF domain-containing protein, with the protein MEKFKLNLSFVIVSMIIIVVLVTSSMSIWISYKSYSEMLTQPQHALQEEFIEEIYDIAEINTQESLQNSPTEVLVKDRLEQAVNQLQKERVVSVSVFLKKIILPLSLMVAAVFMLVLWFVLKIIRPLQDIVKIGQDGCGINDLQLVNDWYAEACDLKGVMLKVRADSQNKIKELTNQLKLDSLTGIPNRRSMDQVLNNLITEKVPHAIILIDLDEFKSVNDTYGHTVGDEVLKAFANKMKESVQGSCFRYGGEEFLIILPYTAIEDAVKLAEELRVKQAQADNPSGRPVTLSAGVTVYSSSICDPNQLIAIADQALYEAKQSGRNCIRVVEDFSRIGK; encoded by the coding sequence GTGGAGAAATTTAAGTTAAATTTATCGTTTGTCATTGTTAGTATGATAATAATTGTTGTACTTGTTACATCAAGTATGAGTATTTGGATTAGTTATAAAAGTTATAGCGAAATGTTAACACAGCCTCAACATGCTTTGCAGGAAGAGTTTATAGAGGAAATTTACGATATAGCTGAAATTAATACACAAGAGTCATTACAAAACTCACCAACTGAAGTATTAGTAAAGGATAGGCTTGAACAGGCAGTAAATCAGTTACAAAAAGAGCGTGTTGTCTCTGTTAGTGTGTTCTTAAAGAAAATAATTCTGCCTTTATCGTTAATGGTAGCAGCCGTTTTCATGTTGGTACTGTGGTTTGTGTTAAAGATTATTCGACCTCTACAAGATATTGTTAAAATTGGACAAGATGGCTGTGGAATTAACGATTTACAATTAGTGAATGACTGGTATGCAGAGGCGTGCGACTTGAAAGGTGTCATGTTAAAGGTAAGAGCTGATTCACAAAATAAAATTAAGGAATTAACTAACCAGTTAAAATTAGATTCCTTAACAGGTATTCCGAATCGCCGAAGCATGGATCAAGTATTAAATAATTTAATTACAGAAAAAGTGCCACATGCCATTATTTTAATAGATTTAGATGAATTTAAAAGTGTCAATGATACATATGGGCATACAGTGGGGGATGAGGTTTTAAAAGCTTTTGCAAACAAAATGAAAGAAAGTGTACAGGGCAGTTGTTTTAGATATGGTGGAGAGGAGTTTTTAATTATTTTACCTTATACGGCAATTGAAGATGCCGTTAAATTAGCGGAGGAATTGCGAGTTAAACAAGCGCAAGCGGATAATCCAAGTGGTCGTCCAGTTACCTTGTCGGCAGGCGTTACCGTTTATTCTTCCTCTATTTGTGACCCGAATCAGTTGATAGCTATTGCGGATCAGGCATTGTATGAGGCGAAACAATCAGGTAGAAACTGTATACGCGTGGTGGAGGATTTCTCCCGAATCGGTAAATAA
- a CDS encoding TAXI family TRAP transporter solute-binding subunit, whose protein sequence is MKKKQFRILMLLSAIALLILAACGSDSSTGSDKENGNGDTASSEKPKFLSLLTGGTQGTYYALGGTFADLITTETGIKTTAEVSQASAANMTALQEGKGEIAFVQTDIAYYATEGKFMFEGKKIDTIAALGALYPETVQLVTTEASGIKTYADLKGKKVSVGAPGSGTYANAEQLLEIHGLTMDDIKAQNLDFGESTDGLQSGQIDAAFITAGTPTGAVEALNATTKVNIIGVDAGKADELIAKYPYYAKDTVKAGTYGIANDTETVSVLAMLAVNKDLPEDVVYAMTKAIYSNTGKISHAKGAFIKAETALDGISIDIHPGAQKYFDENK, encoded by the coding sequence ATGAAGAAAAAGCAATTTAGAATATTGATGCTATTAAGTGCCATTGCGCTACTGATTTTAGCGGCATGTGGATCTGATAGTAGTACAGGTTCGGATAAGGAAAATGGGAATGGTGATACAGCTAGTTCTGAAAAGCCAAAATTTTTAAGTTTATTAACAGGTGGAACGCAAGGTACTTACTATGCATTAGGTGGTACATTTGCTGATTTAATTACAACGGAAACAGGTATTAAAACGACAGCAGAAGTTTCTCAAGCCTCTGCAGCAAATATGACTGCCTTGCAAGAAGGTAAAGGTGAAATTGCGTTTGTGCAAACAGATATCGCTTATTACGCAACTGAAGGTAAATTTATGTTTGAAGGCAAAAAAATTGATACAATTGCGGCATTAGGTGCACTTTACCCAGAGACTGTTCAATTAGTGACAACTGAAGCTTCTGGTATTAAAACATATGCAGATTTAAAAGGGAAAAAAGTTTCTGTAGGGGCTCCGGGTTCTGGGACTTATGCCAATGCGGAACAATTACTTGAAATTCATGGATTAACAATGGATGACATTAAAGCGCAAAATCTTGATTTTGGTGAGTCTACAGATGGTCTTCAATCAGGCCAAATCGATGCGGCATTCATTACTGCTGGTACACCAACAGGAGCTGTAGAGGCATTAAATGCAACGACAAAGGTTAATATTATCGGTGTAGATGCTGGTAAAGCAGATGAGCTTATTGCCAAATATCCTTACTATGCAAAAGATACAGTAAAAGCTGGTACTTACGGTATTGCGAATGATACAGAGACTGTTTCTGTTCTTGCGATGTTAGCAGTGAATAAGGATTTACCAGAAGATGTTGTATATGCTATGACAAAAGCGATTTATAGTAATACAGGGAAAATTTCACATGCTAAAGGTGCATTTATTAAAGCTGAAACAGCTTTAGATGGTATCAGTATTGATATTCATCCAGGTGCTCAAAAATACTTTGATGAAAATAAATAG
- a CDS encoding superoxide dismutase family protein — protein sequence MGCGEQDEKVEQQSVSDDSSVALTATAKVMSSNNESLGEAIFEEHADGVKVTVTVSGLPAGKHGMHIHEVGKCEGPDFGTAGGHFNPTQKEHGKDNPHGHHLGDLPNLEVAEDGTATMSVLAEGVTLQKDAEHSLMDGEGTALVIHENEDDHMTDPTGESGGRIACGVIQS from the coding sequence GTGGGTTGCGGTGAACAGGATGAGAAAGTGGAACAACAATCGGTATCAGATGATAGCTCGGTTGCTTTAACAGCGACTGCGAAAGTTATGAGTTCGAATAATGAAAGTTTAGGAGAAGCCATATTTGAAGAACATGCTGATGGTGTTAAAGTAACGGTTACAGTAAGTGGTTTACCTGCTGGAAAACATGGTATGCATATACATGAAGTGGGGAAATGCGAAGGGCCGGATTTCGGTACTGCAGGAGGGCATTTCAATCCAACGCAGAAAGAGCATGGCAAGGATAATCCGCATGGTCATCATCTTGGGGATTTACCGAATTTAGAGGTAGCGGAGGACGGTACTGCAACTATGAGTGTCTTGGCAGAAGGTGTAACGTTACAAAAAGATGCTGAACACTCTTTGATGGATGGGGAAGGTACTGCGCTTGTCATTCATGAAAATGAGGACGACCATATGACAGACCCTACTGGTGAATCGGGCGGAAGAATTGCATGTGGTGTTATTCAATCATAG
- a CDS encoding DUF1850 domain-containing protein: MVIAVCCICFGIFIFLPLQKVFAFTETRIDDPIVHYIPLTSDEDFRIRYTHSIHKSDVLEYYRCVEEQRIQMIGMEYEDLAIGMPGYAEEDQTLTQRDGKYFLQFDKEVIDNFTIYIGDLDLDLVFVYLEHEYDLKKDLQRGKSYLFEVKRLSLYERWKGVRMK; the protein is encoded by the coding sequence GTGGTCATAGCCGTATGTTGTATATGCTTTGGCATATTTATTTTTCTTCCTCTTCAAAAGGTATTCGCATTTACAGAAACACGGATAGACGATCCAATCGTACATTATATTCCACTAACATCTGATGAGGATTTTCGTATAAGGTACACACACTCTATCCATAAATCTGACGTACTGGAATATTATCGCTGCGTAGAAGAACAGCGTATTCAAATGATTGGAATGGAGTATGAGGACTTAGCAATTGGGATGCCAGGCTACGCTGAGGAAGACCAAACGTTAACACAACGCGATGGTAAATATTTTTTGCAATTTGACAAGGAAGTCATTGATAATTTCACAATTTATATTGGGGATTTAGACTTAGACCTTGTGTTTGTTTACTTGGAGCATGAATATGATTTAAAAAAAGATTTACAAAGGGGTAAATCCTATTTATTTGAGGTGAAGCGATTATCGCTTTATGAACGATGGAAAGGAGTTAGGATGAAATGA
- a CDS encoding 3D domain-containing protein, with protein MKKKAIALAVAMTLGMGMFGSTTSAKGVYTGQTSNILWGISPIYNLSLAELQQLDEFDSIWINPDQTLSMEKILEEEKTDDNHLIEAGDTLFSLAKSYNVKVGDLKEWNNLTSDLILVGETLAVKASAAKPKSAKSIAQKPASKQASTKAATTKQATTAVSAPASQNGQTYTMRATAYTAYCKGCSGITANGTDIRSNPNLKVIAVDPRVIPLGTKVWVEGYGEAIAADTGGAIKGNKIDVFIPSDGQARNWGVRTVTVKILN; from the coding sequence ATGAAGAAAAAGGCAATAGCATTAGCTGTAGCAATGACTCTTGGCATGGGGATGTTCGGGAGTACTACTTCTGCTAAGGGAGTATATACTGGTCAAACGAGCAACATACTTTGGGGAATCTCACCTATTTATAATTTGAGTTTAGCCGAGTTGCAACAGTTAGACGAATTTGATTCGATATGGATTAATCCTGATCAAACCTTGAGTATGGAAAAAATACTGGAGGAAGAAAAGACAGATGACAACCATCTTATTGAGGCCGGTGATACATTATTCAGTCTTGCTAAATCTTATAATGTTAAGGTGGGAGATTTAAAAGAATGGAATAACCTCACTTCTGATTTAATTTTAGTTGGTGAAACGTTAGCTGTTAAAGCTTCAGCAGCAAAGCCAAAATCAGCAAAAAGTATTGCACAAAAACCTGCAAGCAAACAAGCTTCAACAAAAGCGGCCACAACAAAACAAGCTACAACAGCTGTAAGTGCTCCAGCAAGTCAGAATGGTCAGACATATACAATGCGCGCAACAGCTTATACAGCATATTGTAAAGGTTGTTCAGGTATTACAGCAAATGGGACAGATATACGTTCAAATCCAAATTTAAAAGTGATTGCTGTTGATCCCCGCGTTATTCCACTTGGAACGAAGGTGTGGGTAGAAGGTTATGGTGAAGCGATAGCTGCTGATACTGGTGGTGCGATAAAAGGGAATAAAATTGATGTATTTATCCCTTCCGATGGACAAGCTCGTAATTGGGGTGTTCGAACAGTTACGGTAAAAATTTTAAATTAA
- a CDS encoding ATP-binding protein — MALRKPIVRHLLVIFIIFIVLTIFRLLWLAYFTPSNNQPIAQAGILDMRHQTLSEDEIYQINGEWIYYPEVLLKTTNSNQTISSIEQTVRKIPMQKGSATKQHFGTYRVKILLSANTHSNHRYAIRVPAISTASALYINGKLAGQSGMVSTNPSTHKGQAAPYTVYFTEEQSEIDVILHVSNFDTPSNLVIDKRLSFSSASAMMHHQFITQLSLVAIAMLLILFALFSILVFLFIYRKKIVLLFTVGFLLPLADELITYDRSILDWLHLDYVWSLKLSNLIYLGASFFFVQFIRVLLVQYQQAKYFRWFTTLYAIGALLIILLPIQLLHTANLVFFMLYVVSFLYVIVLALKEYIGIQESSAFIAFTAIGTTNGIIWGLIKTYFVLDIPFYPLDYLMIALGFAGYWFKRFYENQQQINLLVAKLQKDGEMKDEFLLSNAQKLWDPMNKMITLGQTIYDNPNNCFVTEDKQNLKYLIDIGRSMSFTLNDIVDYTRLKDENLHLHKKNVRIQGVVSGVFDMLRFIAVGKQIQMTSSIARDFPLVLADEKRLIQILFNLLHSSIKNTNTSSIEISATIERNMAVIHIKLTESGTNHSDISLHEHLFSSDKGLADNEEIHLSLLVSKQLIDLHGGSLLNKGADFLFTIPIADDMVEMGQVNDERPEDIHLQENNTQLKASPTEKQFKILMVDDDPVNLTMMRSLFSATEYNITTITSSEKALDLLRLQRWDLVIIDAMLPYISGYALIENIRQHYTLLELPILLLTARNNPEDVYTGFAHGANDYVTKPINSLELKVRCRALIDLKYSINQQLHLETAWLQAQIQPHFLYNTLNTIASLSTIDPDRMIDLMHQFGKYLHASFDVKNLQRVVPLRHELELVRSYLYIEQQRFGELLQIDWDIDEQIDVEIPPISLQTLVENALRHGVLKQKGGGTVCIRIKELADYVTVSVIDNGIGIDATTLAQLLSDTNTTSRGIGLRNTDLRLNRIYGQRLQIKSTPNEGTIITFHIPK; from the coding sequence TTGGCGTTGAGAAAACCTATCGTCAGACATTTGCTAGTTATTTTTATAATTTTTATCGTCCTAACGATCTTCCGTCTTCTCTGGCTTGCATATTTTACACCTTCTAATAATCAGCCCATTGCACAAGCAGGTATTTTAGATATGCGCCATCAAACTTTATCGGAAGATGAGATCTATCAAATCAATGGTGAATGGATTTATTATCCCGAAGTATTGTTAAAAACAACGAACAGTAATCAGACAATCAGTTCTATCGAACAAACTGTCCGTAAAATTCCTATGCAAAAGGGTTCAGCAACAAAACAACATTTTGGTACATATCGTGTAAAAATCTTATTAAGTGCTAATACCCATTCAAATCACCGTTATGCAATACGAGTTCCTGCAATCTCTACTGCATCAGCGCTATATATAAACGGGAAACTTGCAGGACAGTCTGGAATGGTGTCTACAAATCCCAGCACTCATAAAGGACAGGCAGCTCCTTACACTGTATATTTCACTGAAGAGCAGTCTGAAATTGATGTCATTTTACATGTTTCCAATTTTGATACGCCCTCAAATTTGGTTATAGATAAACGTCTTTCTTTTAGCTCTGCTTCAGCCATGATGCACCATCAATTCATTACACAATTATCCCTTGTAGCTATCGCTATGTTGCTTATTTTATTTGCGTTATTTAGCATTCTTGTCTTCCTCTTTATTTATCGTAAAAAAATCGTATTGTTGTTCACCGTCGGTTTTCTTTTACCTTTAGCTGACGAACTCATTACTTATGATCGTTCCATACTTGATTGGTTACACTTGGATTATGTATGGTCATTAAAGCTGTCCAATCTTATTTATCTTGGCGCTTCTTTTTTCTTTGTGCAGTTTATTCGCGTCTTGTTAGTGCAATATCAACAAGCAAAATATTTCCGATGGTTTACAACATTGTATGCTATAGGCGCCCTGCTTATTATCCTATTGCCTATTCAATTGCTACACACAGCTAACTTGGTCTTCTTTATGCTTTATGTCGTGTCATTTTTATATGTCATTGTACTAGCATTAAAAGAGTACATAGGAATTCAAGAAAGTTCGGCTTTTATTGCTTTTACAGCTATTGGCACAACAAACGGTATTATTTGGGGCCTTATTAAAACGTATTTTGTTTTAGATATCCCGTTTTACCCATTAGACTATTTAATGATTGCACTGGGCTTTGCAGGTTATTGGTTTAAACGCTTTTACGAAAACCAACAACAGATTAATCTGCTAGTTGCCAAATTACAAAAAGATGGGGAAATGAAGGATGAGTTTTTATTAAGCAATGCACAAAAGCTTTGGGACCCTATGAATAAAATGATTACTTTAGGACAAACAATTTATGATAATCCAAACAATTGCTTTGTGACGGAAGACAAGCAGAATTTAAAATATTTAATTGATATAGGACGCAGCATGTCCTTTACGCTCAATGACATCGTGGATTATACGCGATTAAAAGATGAAAATTTACATCTTCATAAAAAGAATGTCCGTATTCAAGGCGTGGTTTCGGGTGTATTTGATATGCTACGTTTTATTGCTGTAGGAAAACAAATTCAAATGACATCTTCTATTGCAAGAGACTTCCCTCTTGTGCTAGCCGATGAAAAACGGCTTATTCAAATTCTTTTCAATCTGCTACACAGTTCTATTAAAAATACCAACACTAGTTCAATCGAAATTAGCGCAACAATAGAAAGAAATATGGCCGTAATTCATATCAAACTGACAGAGTCTGGAACGAACCATTCTGATATTAGTCTTCACGAACATCTTTTTTCTTCTGACAAAGGGCTTGCAGATAATGAAGAAATTCATCTTAGTTTATTGGTTTCTAAGCAACTAATTGATTTACATGGAGGATCATTACTAAATAAAGGAGCTGATTTTCTTTTCACTATCCCCATTGCGGATGACATGGTAGAGATGGGACAAGTAAATGATGAACGACCAGAGGATATTCATTTACAGGAGAACAACACGCAGTTAAAAGCTTCTCCTACTGAAAAGCAGTTTAAAATTTTAATGGTCGATGATGACCCTGTAAATTTAACAATGATGCGAAGTTTATTTTCTGCTACAGAATATAACATTACAACCATTACAAGTAGCGAAAAGGCACTGGATTTATTGCGTTTGCAAAGATGGGATTTAGTCATTATTGATGCCATGCTCCCATATATTTCTGGATATGCTCTAATTGAAAACATTCGACAGCATTATACCTTACTAGAGCTACCAATTTTATTGTTAACTGCTCGAAATAATCCTGAAGATGTGTATACTGGGTTTGCGCATGGGGCCAATGATTATGTAACGAAACCCATTAATTCTTTGGAACTAAAAGTACGTTGTCGAGCTTTAATTGATTTAAAATATAGTATCAATCAGCAGCTACATTTGGAAACCGCTTGGCTTCAGGCACAAATACAGCCTCATTTTTTATATAATACGCTTAATACAATTGCCTCACTGAGCACAATTGATCCAGATCGAATGATTGACTTAATGCATCAATTCGGGAAATATCTCCACGCAAGCTTCGATGTAAAGAACCTGCAACGAGTTGTACCTCTGCGTCATGAACTTGAACTCGTCCGTTCATACCTTTATATCGAACAGCAACGTTTTGGCGAACTATTACAAATTGATTGGGATATTGATGAACAGATTGATGTAGAGATTCCTCCAATTTCATTGCAAACGCTTGTAGAAAATGCATTACGACATGGTGTATTAAAACAAAAAGGTGGCGGCACTGTCTGTATTCGAATTAAAGAGCTTGCTGATTATGTGACCGTCAGTGTAATTGACAACGGTATTGGTATCGATGCCACGACATTAGCACAATTGCTATCCGATACGAATACAACAAGTAGAGGTATTGGACTACGCAATACGGACCTCCGCCTCAATAGAATTTATGGTCAAAGGTTACAAATCAAAAGCACACCAAATGAAGGCACAATCATCACCTTCCACATCCCCAAATAA
- a CDS encoding YfbR-like 5'-deoxynucleotidase, with amino-acid sequence MILIGIHQFFTSLNDLERIIRCPGRFKFEEHNVAAHSWKVSQYAMFFATLEEMNGATVNWKSLYEKTINHDFAEVFIGDIKTPVKHASPELKQMLAHVEEKMMEKFIMNEIPKEFQDIFFERMKEGKDETLEGRLLEFADKLDQFYEAFAELKRGNTDMEFVHMYQTALSKLLLIPLPATVRYFRTEILKDAVKEKTHIDIQALTNEVLDTNK; translated from the coding sequence GTGATTCTTATAGGAATTCATCAATTTTTTACAAGTCTTAATGATTTAGAACGTATTATTCGTTGCCCGGGCCGCTTCAAATTTGAAGAACATAATGTAGCTGCACACTCTTGGAAAGTCTCACAGTATGCCATGTTCTTTGCAACACTGGAAGAAATGAATGGCGCTACAGTGAATTGGAAATCGTTATATGAAAAAACCATCAATCATGATTTCGCTGAAGTATTTATCGGAGATATTAAAACCCCCGTAAAGCATGCTAGCCCAGAGCTAAAGCAAATGCTTGCACATGTGGAAGAAAAAATGATGGAAAAATTCATTATGAACGAAATCCCTAAAGAGTTTCAAGACATCTTTTTCGAACGCATGAAAGAAGGAAAAGACGAAACACTAGAAGGTCGTTTACTTGAATTCGCAGACAAATTAGATCAATTTTACGAAGCCTTTGCAGAATTAAAGCGCGGCAATACCGACATGGAATTTGTCCACATGTATCAAACGGCACTATCGAAGCTTTTATTGATTCCTCTTCCAGCAACAGTTCGTTATTTCAGAACTGAAATATTAAAAGATGCTGTAAAAGAAAAAACACATATTGATATACAAGCGCTCACAAATGAAGTATTAGACACAAACAAATAA
- a CDS encoding zf-HC2 domain-containing protein, translating into MSHECSIVEDLLPLYKAHGLQADTTEFIEQHLATCKSCQQLAATQLSTNQNLSMKSTLTFFHLVFIVLSFMFALNSSLLGNHKSFVILYGLFGCLTYLFYKNIWIVFAISSIPVFVWAIINNFSNPLYMKDFSFIDIGSLIVGASYIALLHTIFALLGAAFAIVLRRL; encoded by the coding sequence TTGTCACATGAATGTTCAATTGTAGAAGATTTACTACCTTTATATAAAGCACATGGCCTCCAAGCCGATACGACCGAATTTATTGAACAGCATTTAGCTACATGTAAATCATGTCAGCAGTTAGCCGCTACACAACTATCCACTAATCAAAACTTATCAATGAAAAGCACATTAACCTTTTTTCATCTTGTTTTTATCGTGCTGTCTTTTATGTTTGCCCTTAATTCATCTTTACTTGGCAATCATAAAAGCTTCGTCATACTATACGGTCTATTCGGTTGCCTAACTTATTTATTTTATAAAAACATTTGGATTGTCTTTGCCATAAGCTCTATACCTGTGTTCGTCTGGGCCATTATTAATAATTTTAGCAATCCACTCTATATGAAGGACTTCTCTTTTATCGATATTGGTTCACTTATAGTGGGTGCAAGCTATATAGCTCTTTTACATACCATATTTGCCCTACTCGGTGCCGCTTTTGCCATTGTTTTACGTAGGCTTTGA
- a CDS encoding superoxide dismutase family protein — protein MKKISILIISLTVFVGGCNLFDKKDEKVAVNSNANSSLTATAKVIGSNNESYGNAFFEEEDNGVKVTLALSGLPAGTHGIHIHSVAKCEAPKFESAGSHFNPTNKEHGKLNPNGYHLGDLPNLEVGEDGTVDLNFLAEGVTLQKNAENSLMDGEGTSLVIHEAADDYKTDPAGNSGARIACGAIQSGS, from the coding sequence ATGAAAAAAATATCTATCTTAATTATTTCTTTGACTGTCTTTGTCGGAGGATGCAACCTTTTTGATAAGAAAGATGAAAAAGTAGCCGTTAACTCTAATGCCAATTCGTCTTTAACGGCAACTGCAAAAGTAATTGGTTCGAATAATGAGAGCTATGGGAATGCTTTTTTTGAGGAAGAAGACAATGGTGTTAAAGTAACTTTAGCATTAAGTGGTTTACCAGCAGGCACACATGGTATTCATATTCATTCAGTAGCAAAGTGTGAAGCACCCAAGTTTGAATCGGCAGGTTCGCATTTTAATCCAACAAATAAGGAGCATGGAAAATTAAATCCAAATGGCTATCATTTAGGCGATTTACCAAATTTAGAAGTTGGTGAGGATGGGACGGTAGATTTAAATTTCTTAGCTGAAGGTGTAACATTACAAAAGAATGCTGAAAATTCCTTAATGGATGGAGAAGGTACTTCATTAGTTATTCATGAAGCAGCAGACGATTATAAAACAGACCCTGCTGGTAATTCAGGTGCAAGAATTGCATGTGGAGCAATCCAGTCAGGAAGTTAG
- a CDS encoding response regulator, producing the protein MIRVIIADDEPLALLNMEKKLEEFDSVEVVKAFSTIKDLLDEAPTLDYQVAFLDVEMPGMDGLQVAQILKEWKKNVCIVFVTAYRDYAVQAFEINSLDYLLKPISKSRLEMTINRIHELFQLEIALPTQVQHNEPSLSIQCLGGFTVLHNKNIVHWRTVKTKELFAFLLSNLNSHVPRDTIIDALWAETEYKKARVQLHTTVSYLRTTLSALGYFNVLQYVNGCYILQLDNFQSDVLELEHLLKHKEEVGELDVERAEAFIQNSHGEYMATLDYSWIHSKSNFIHNQITLLLNYLVEHYKTTNNVEKRERTLLVMLEYNPYSDKIIQELLQLYIEEDNRANAVKVYKDFKNVLFTDLDILPNQETIELYATIAQE; encoded by the coding sequence GTGATTCGAGTAATAATTGCAGATGATGAACCGTTAGCTCTTTTAAACATGGAAAAAAAGTTGGAAGAATTTGATTCAGTAGAGGTTGTTAAAGCTTTTTCAACAATTAAAGATTTGCTTGATGAGGCACCGACATTGGATTATCAGGTCGCTTTTTTAGATGTTGAAATGCCAGGTATGGACGGTTTGCAAGTTGCTCAAATATTAAAGGAATGGAAGAAGAATGTCTGTATTGTTTTTGTGACAGCGTATCGAGATTATGCTGTGCAGGCATTTGAAATTAATTCCTTAGACTATTTACTAAAGCCTATTTCTAAATCTCGACTAGAGATGACTATAAATAGGATACATGAACTATTCCAATTAGAGATAGCCCTCCCTACTCAAGTTCAACACAATGAGCCCTCCCTTAGTATACAGTGCTTAGGCGGATTCACTGTCTTACATAATAAGAACATCGTGCATTGGCGAACTGTTAAAACAAAAGAATTATTTGCCTTTCTTTTATCTAATCTCAACAGCCATGTACCAAGAGATACAATCATCGATGCATTATGGGCTGAAACTGAATACAAAAAGGCAAGAGTGCAACTCCATACAACTGTTTCTTATCTACGTACAACTCTCTCAGCGTTAGGGTACTTTAACGTTTTACAGTATGTAAACGGCTGTTATATTTTACAGCTAGACAATTTTCAATCTGATGTCTTGGAATTAGAGCACCTGTTAAAGCACAAAGAGGAAGTCGGAGAGCTAGATGTAGAAAGAGCCGAAGCATTTATTCAAAATTCTCATGGAGAATACATGGCTACATTAGATTACTCGTGGATTCATAGTAAATCGAATTTCATTCATAACCAAATTACGCTTTTACTAAATTACTTAGTAGAGCATTATAAGACAACCAACAATGTAGAAAAAAGAGAGCGTACTTTACTAGTGATGCTCGAGTACAACCCATATTCAGATAAAATCATCCAAGAGCTTCTTCAACTCTATATTGAAGAGGATAATCGGGCTAATGCAGTAAAAGTTTACAAAGACTTTAAGAATGTCTTATTTACTGACTTAGATATTTTACCTAATCAAGAAACTATAGAATTATACGCAACAATAGCACAAGAGTAA